The following proteins are co-located in the Citrobacter freundii ATCC 8090 = MTCC 1658 = NBRC 12681 genome:
- the sdaA gene encoding L-serine ammonia-lyase produces MISLFDMFKVGIGPSSSHTVGPMKAGKQFVDDLVEKGLLDSVTRVAVDVYGSLSLTGKGHHTDIAIIMGLAGNEPATVDIDSIPGFIRDVETRGRLLLAQGQHEVDFPQNDGMRFHNGNLPLHENGMQIHAYNGETVIYSKTYYSIGGGFIVDEEHFGQDASGEVSVPYPFKSATEMLEYCNSTGLSLSGMAMQNELALHSKKEIEEYFGHVWQTMQACIDRGMNTEGVLPGPLRVPRRASALRRMLVSSDKLSNDPMNVIDWVNMFALAVNEENAAGGRVVTAPTNGACGIVPAVLAYYDHFIESVSPDIYTRYFLAAGAIGALYKMNASISGAEVGCQGEVGVACSMAAAGLAELLGASPEQVCVAAEIGMEHNLGLTCDPVAGQVQVPCIERNAIASVKAINAARMAMRRTSAPRVSLDKVIETMYETGKDMNAKYRETSRGGLAIKVQCD; encoded by the coding sequence GTGATTAGTCTATTCGACATGTTTAAGGTGGGGATTGGTCCCTCATCTTCCCATACCGTAGGGCCTATGAAGGCGGGTAAACAGTTCGTCGATGACCTGGTCGAAAAAGGATTACTGGACAGCGTTACTCGTGTCGCCGTCGACGTGTATGGTTCACTGTCGCTCACGGGTAAAGGTCACCACACCGATATCGCCATTATTATGGGTCTGGCGGGCAATGAGCCTGCTACCGTGGATATTGATAGCATCCCCGGATTTATCCGCGACGTAGAAACGCGTGGACGCCTGCTGCTTGCGCAGGGTCAGCACGAAGTGGATTTCCCGCAGAATGACGGGATGCGTTTTCACAACGGCAACCTGCCGCTGCATGAAAACGGAATGCAGATCCATGCGTACAATGGCGAAACCGTCATTTATAGCAAAACCTACTACTCAATCGGCGGTGGATTCATCGTTGATGAAGAACATTTTGGTCAGGATGCCTCGGGCGAGGTCAGCGTGCCTTATCCGTTCAAATCCGCCACTGAAATGCTGGAATATTGCAACAGCACCGGCCTGTCTCTCTCTGGCATGGCAATGCAGAACGAACTTGCGCTGCACAGCAAAAAAGAGATTGAAGAGTACTTTGGCCACGTCTGGCAAACCATGCAGGCCTGTATCGATCGTGGCATGAACACCGAAGGTGTGTTGCCGGGTCCGCTGCGCGTTCCTCGTCGTGCTTCAGCTCTGCGTCGTATGCTGGTTTCCAGCGATAAACTGTCCAACGATCCAATGAACGTGATCGACTGGGTGAACATGTTTGCGTTGGCCGTTAACGAAGAAAACGCCGCGGGCGGTCGCGTAGTGACAGCGCCAACCAACGGTGCCTGCGGTATCGTGCCTGCGGTACTGGCCTATTACGATCATTTCATTGAGTCCGTTAGCCCGGATATCTATACCCGCTATTTCCTGGCGGCCGGTGCGATTGGCGCGTTGTACAAAATGAACGCCTCTATCTCCGGTGCAGAAGTAGGTTGTCAGGGTGAAGTGGGCGTAGCCTGCTCCATGGCTGCCGCGGGTCTGGCTGAACTGTTAGGCGCAAGCCCGGAGCAGGTGTGTGTTGCTGCTGAAATCGGCATGGAACATAACCTCGGGTTAACCTGCGATCCGGTTGCCGGTCAGGTACAGGTTCCGTGCATTGAGCGTAACGCAATTGCTTCAGTGAAGGCGATCAACGCTGCGCGTATGGCAATGCGCCGTACCAGCGCGCCGCGCGTCTCGCTGGATAAAGTCATTGAGACTATGTACGAAACGGGTAAAGACATGAACGCCAAATACCGCGAAACGTCACGCGGTGGCCTGGCGATCAAAGTTCAATGTGACTAA
- a CDS encoding EAL domain-containing protein, whose product MQTAQRIIKNYRRNRLIVCTVCALLTLILTLTVRFISERNLNHRNIVTFANHAVEELDDVLLPLQTGRDVLLPLIGLPCSVARLPLSKHAARLQTVRSINLIQSGILYCSSIFGYRNVPISQLQPELPSREPQLLLSTDHSLIKGSPILTQWYPSSADGEDGVLEIVNIDLLSSMLLEPQPPQITDASLTVGNRHLLYDQGVVDTLPKLNDEKRYQLSSQHFPFTISVTGPGPSELAVKHLPTQLPLAVILSLLVGYLAWLATASRMSFSWEINLALAAREFELFCQPLLNAQTQQCMGVEILLRWNNPRQGWISPEVFIPIAEEHNLIVPLTRHVIAETIQQRHVFPMSSQFHIGINVAASHFRNGTLLKDLNQYWFSQHPIQQLVIELTERDALLDVDYRVVRELNRLGVKLAIDDFGTGNSSLSWLEKLRPDVLKIDKSFTSAIGTDAVNSTVTDIIIALGKKLNIELVAEGVETQAQAQHLRRHGVHLLQGFLYAKPMPLRDFPKWLAGSTPPPTRHNGRHSMPVMPFR is encoded by the coding sequence ATGCAAACAGCACAACGGATCATTAAAAATTATCGCCGGAATCGCTTAATCGTCTGCACAGTATGTGCACTACTGACGCTCATCCTCACATTAACTGTCCGATTTATTTCGGAGCGTAATTTAAATCACCGAAATATCGTCACCTTTGCCAACCATGCTGTAGAAGAACTGGATGACGTGCTTTTACCCTTGCAGACCGGACGGGATGTATTGCTGCCGTTGATTGGCCTCCCCTGCTCAGTGGCGCGTTTACCCTTAAGCAAACATGCCGCAAGGTTGCAAACGGTGCGTTCTATTAATCTGATTCAAAGCGGGATCCTCTATTGCTCCAGCATTTTTGGTTATCGTAATGTTCCCATTAGTCAACTGCAGCCCGAATTACCCAGCAGGGAACCGCAACTGCTGCTGTCTACCGACCATTCGTTGATTAAAGGCAGTCCGATTCTGACTCAGTGGTATCCGTCCTCTGCCGATGGTGAAGATGGCGTGCTGGAAATCGTCAATATTGACTTATTGTCGTCTATGTTGCTTGAACCCCAGCCGCCGCAGATCACCGATGCCAGCTTAACCGTTGGTAATCGGCATCTACTGTATGATCAAGGTGTTGTCGATACTCTGCCTAAGCTAAATGATGAAAAACGCTACCAGCTTTCATCTCAACATTTCCCGTTTACCATCAGCGTCACCGGCCCCGGTCCCAGTGAGTTGGCGGTAAAACACCTGCCAACACAGCTGCCGCTGGCGGTGATCCTAAGTTTATTAGTGGGTTATCTGGCATGGCTGGCTACCGCCAGCAGAATGAGTTTCTCATGGGAGATTAATCTGGCCCTTGCTGCTCGGGAATTCGAACTATTTTGCCAGCCGCTGCTTAATGCGCAAACCCAGCAATGCATGGGCGTGGAAATCCTTTTACGCTGGAATAACCCACGCCAGGGTTGGATCTCTCCGGAAGTGTTTATTCCCATTGCTGAGGAGCACAACCTGATTGTGCCGCTTACCCGTCATGTCATCGCAGAAACCATTCAGCAACGACACGTTTTCCCGATGAGCAGCCAGTTTCATATTGGGATTAATGTCGCCGCCAGCCATTTTCGTAATGGCACGTTGCTAAAAGATCTTAATCAATACTGGTTCAGCCAGCACCCAATCCAGCAATTGGTTATCGAACTGACCGAACGCGATGCGTTACTGGATGTGGATTATCGGGTCGTACGCGAATTAAATCGGCTTGGCGTAAAACTGGCGATTGATGATTTCGGCACCGGCAATAGCTCGCTCTCCTGGCTGGAAAAACTCCGCCCGGATGTGCTGAAGATCGATAAATCATTTACTTCGGCAATAGGAACAGACGCCGTGAACTCAACCGTCACAGACATTATTATCGCTTTGGGGAAAAAATTGAATATCGAACTGGTGGCGGAAGGCGTTGAGACACAGGCGCAAGCTCAGCATTTGCGCCGACACGGCGTACATTTATTGCAAGGTTTTCTGTATGCCAAGCCAATGCCGCTGCGCGATTTTCCAAAATGGCTGGCGGGCAGCACGCCGCCACCCACCCGGCATAACGGGAGACACAGTATGCCCGTCATGCCGTTTCGCTAA
- the yoaE gene encoding CNNM family cation transport protein YoaE, with translation MELLMDPQIWVGLLTLVVLEIVLGIDNLVFIAILADKLPPKQRDKARLIGLSLALIMRLGLLSVISWMVTLTKPLFTVMDYAFSGRDLIMLLGGIFLLFKATTELHERLENREHDTGQTKGYASFWVVVTQIVILDAVFSLDAVITAVGMVNHLPVMMAAVVIAMAVMLLASKPLTRFVNQHPTVVVLCLSFLLMIGLSLVAEGFGFHIPKGYLYAAIGFSIIIELFNQIARRNFIRHQSTLPLRARTADAILRLMGGKRQASVQMESDNPVPVPVLEGAFVEEERYMINGVLSLASRSLRGIMTPRGEISWVDADLSVEEIREQLLSSPHSLFPVCRGELDEIIGIVRAKELLVALEDGVDVAAIASASPAIVVPETLDPINLLGVLRRARGSFVIVTNEFGVVQGLVTPLDVLEAIAGEFPDADETPEIIADAGGWLVKGGTDLHALQQALDVDTLVNEDEDIATVAGLVIAANGHIPRVGDVIEVAPLSITIVEANDYRVDLVRIVKEQPAHDEDE, from the coding sequence ATGGAATTATTAATGGACCCGCAGATTTGGGTGGGTTTGCTCACGCTTGTCGTTCTTGAAATTGTTCTGGGTATTGATAACCTGGTCTTCATTGCGATCCTGGCTGATAAGCTGCCGCCGAAACAGCGAGATAAAGCGCGTTTAATCGGTTTGTCACTGGCACTGATTATGCGTCTGGGCCTGTTGTCCGTGATTTCGTGGATGGTGACGTTGACAAAGCCGCTGTTCACGGTAATGGACTATGCGTTCTCGGGGCGCGATCTGATTATGCTGCTGGGGGGGATCTTCCTCTTGTTCAAGGCTACGACAGAGCTGCATGAGCGGCTGGAAAACCGTGAACATGATACCGGGCAGACGAAAGGGTATGCGAGCTTTTGGGTTGTCGTAACGCAGATTGTCATCCTCGATGCAGTGTTCTCGCTGGATGCTGTGATTACGGCGGTCGGTATGGTCAACCATCTGCCAGTGATGATGGCGGCAGTAGTGATTGCCATGGCCGTGATGCTGTTGGCCTCTAAGCCGTTGACCCGATTTGTGAACCAACACCCGACGGTGGTGGTGCTGTGTCTGAGCTTCCTGTTGATGATTGGTCTGAGTCTGGTTGCCGAAGGGTTTGGCTTCCACATTCCGAAAGGCTATCTGTATGCGGCGATTGGTTTCTCAATCATCATTGAGCTGTTTAACCAGATTGCCCGTCGTAACTTTATTCGTCACCAGTCGACGCTGCCATTGCGTGCTCGTACTGCCGATGCGATTCTCCGTCTGATGGGCGGTAAACGTCAGGCCAGCGTGCAGATGGAATCCGACAATCCGGTACCGGTTCCCGTCCTGGAAGGCGCATTTGTAGAAGAAGAACGCTATATGATCAACGGCGTCCTCTCTTTGGCGTCGCGTTCATTACGCGGCATTATGACGCCTCGTGGGGAGATTAGCTGGGTTGATGCAGACCTGAGCGTGGAGGAAATTCGCGAGCAGTTGCTTTCGTCACCTCATAGCCTGTTCCCGGTATGCCGTGGCGAACTGGATGAAATCATCGGTATCGTGCGTGCTAAAGAGCTGCTGGTGGCGCTGGAAGACGGTGTGGATGTGGCGGCGATTGCCTCTGCCTCTCCGGCTATTGTTGTTCCGGAAACGCTGGACCCGATCAATCTGTTAGGCGTTCTGCGTCGTGCCCGCGGTAGCTTCGTTATCGTCACTAACGAGTTTGGCGTAGTACAGGGTCTGGTCACGCCGCTGGATGTATTAGAAGCCATCGCCGGTGAATTCCCTGATGCCGATGAAACGCCTGAAATTATAGCTGATGCAGGCGGTTGGTTGGTCAAAGGCGGTACCGATCTGCATGCGTTGCAACAGGCGCTGGACGTGGATACGTTAGTGAATGAAGACGAAGACATCGCTACGGTGGCAGGTTTAGTCATTGCGGCTAACGGCCATATTCCTCGTGTAGGTGATGTTATCGAGGTCGCACCGCTGAGCATTACGATTGTCGAAGCGAATGACTATCGTGTGGATTTAGTTCGCATTGTTAAAGAACAACCCGCTCACGACGAAGACGAGTAA
- a CDS encoding protein YoaL codes for MFSICLITQEYRAVAHHMDRHRRHFTFRPYQACQIGTFCHKFSLHIALTPEILSAQFGHSLSRSLSWNY; via the coding sequence ATGTTTAGCATCTGTTTAATTACTCAGGAGTATAGGGCAGTAGCCCACCATATGGATCGTCACCGACGTCATTTCACCTTCAGGCCGTATCAAGCCTGTCAGATTGGCACTTTTTGCCACAAATTTTCTCTGCATATCGCTTTAACGCCTGAGATCCTCAGCGCGCAGTTTGGTCATTCCTTAAGCAGGAGCTTGTCATGGAATTATTAA
- the manX gene encoding PTS mannose transporter subunit IIAB → MTIAIVIGTHGWAAEQLLKTAEMLLGEQENVGWIDFVPGENAETLIEKYNAQLAKLDTSKGVLFLVDTWGGSPFNAASRIVVDKEHYEVIAGVNIPMLVETFMARDDNPSFDELVALAVETGSEGVKALKAKPVEKAAPAPVAAPKAAAPAKPMGPNDYMQIGLARIDDRLIHGQVATRWTKETNVTRIIVVSDEVAADTVRKTLLTQVAPPGVTAHVVDVAKMIRVYNNPKYAGERVMLLFTNPTDVERIVEGGVKITSVNIGGMAFRQGKTQVNNAISVDDKDIEAFKKLNERGIELEARKVSTDQKLKMMDLIAKVK, encoded by the coding sequence GTGACCATTGCTATTGTAATAGGCACACATGGTTGGGCTGCAGAGCAGTTACTTAAGACGGCAGAAATGCTGTTAGGCGAGCAGGAAAATGTCGGCTGGATAGATTTCGTTCCAGGCGAAAATGCCGAAACGCTGATCGAAAAGTACAACGCTCAGTTGGCAAAACTCGATACCAGTAAAGGCGTGCTGTTTCTCGTTGACACATGGGGAGGCAGCCCGTTTAACGCTGCAAGCCGCATTGTCGTCGATAAAGAGCATTACGAAGTTATCGCCGGTGTGAACATTCCCATGCTGGTTGAAACCTTCATGGCGCGTGATGACAACCCAAGCTTTGATGAATTAGTGGCACTGGCCGTTGAAACTGGTAGCGAAGGCGTGAAAGCGCTGAAAGCCAAACCGGTTGAGAAAGCCGCTCCTGCCCCAGTAGCAGCACCCAAAGCAGCAGCTCCCGCCAAACCGATGGGTCCGAACGATTATATGCAGATCGGCCTGGCGCGTATTGATGACCGTTTAATCCATGGTCAGGTGGCAACTCGCTGGACCAAAGAAACCAACGTAACACGCATTATCGTCGTCAGTGATGAAGTTGCCGCCGATACCGTGCGTAAAACGCTGCTGACTCAGGTAGCACCTCCGGGTGTGACAGCGCATGTGGTTGATGTCGCGAAAATGATCCGCGTCTACAACAACCCTAAATATGCAGGTGAGCGTGTGATGCTGTTGTTCACCAACCCAACCGACGTAGAACGTATCGTTGAAGGTGGTGTGAAAATTACCTCCGTAAACATTGGCGGTATGGCTTTCCGTCAGGGTAAAACGCAGGTAAACAACGCAATTTCTGTCGATGACAAAGACATCGAAGCCTTCAAGAAACTCAACGAACGCGGTATTGAGCTTGAGGCACGTAAGGTTTCTACCGATCAGAAACTGAAAATGATGGATTTGATTGCCAAGGTGAAATAA
- a CDS encoding PTS mannose/fructose/sorbose transporter subunit IIC, protein MEITTLQIVLVFIVACIAGMESVLDEFQFHRPLVACTLIGAVLGDMKTGIIIGGTLEMIALGWMNIGAAVAPDAALASIISTVLVIAGHQSIGAGIALAIPLAAAGQVLTIIVRTITVAFQHAADKAAENGNLTALSWLHVSSLFLQAMRIAIPAVIVAISVGTSEVQSMLNAIPEVVTGGLNIAGGMIVVVGYAMVINMMRAGYLMPFFYLGFVTAAFTNFNLVALGVIGAVMAILYIQLSPKYNRVAGAPAAAAGNNDLDNELD, encoded by the coding sequence ATGGAGATTACCACTCTTCAGATTGTGCTGGTGTTCATCGTCGCATGTATCGCGGGTATGGAGTCGGTACTCGATGAATTTCAGTTCCACCGCCCGTTGGTGGCCTGTACGCTGATTGGTGCCGTTCTCGGGGACATGAAAACCGGTATTATCATCGGTGGTACCCTGGAAATGATCGCCCTGGGCTGGATGAACATCGGTGCTGCGGTTGCACCAGATGCGGCACTGGCCTCAATTATCTCTACCGTTCTGGTTATCGCAGGTCACCAAAGCATTGGTGCCGGTATCGCGCTGGCTATCCCACTGGCAGCCGCAGGCCAGGTACTGACCATTATCGTTCGTACTATCACCGTAGCATTCCAGCACGCAGCGGATAAGGCGGCCGAAAACGGTAACCTGACGGCACTCTCCTGGCTGCATGTATCCTCTCTGTTCCTGCAGGCTATGCGTATCGCTATCCCAGCGGTAATCGTAGCGATTTCTGTTGGTACCAGTGAAGTTCAGAGCATGCTTAACGCCATTCCGGAAGTCGTGACTGGCGGTCTGAACATCGCAGGCGGTATGATCGTGGTGGTTGGTTATGCGATGGTCATCAACATGATGCGCGCAGGCTACCTGATGCCATTCTTCTACCTCGGCTTCGTCACCGCGGCATTTACTAACTTCAACTTGGTTGCTCTGGGTGTGATTGGCGCAGTAATGGCGATCCTCTACATTCAGCTGAGCCCGAAATATAACCGCGTAGCCGGTGCACCTGCTGCGGCGGCTGGCAATAACGATCTCGATAACGAACTGGACTAG
- a CDS encoding PTS mannose transporter subunit IID → MVDMTKTTTEKKLTPSDIRGVFIRSNLFQGSWNFERMQALGFCFSMVPAIRRLYPENNDARKQAIKRHLEFFNTHPYVAAPVLGVTLAMEEQRANGAEIDDGAINGIKVGLMGPLAGVGDPIFWGTVRPVFAALGAGIAMSGSLLGPLLFFVLFNLVRLATRYYGVAYGYRKGVDIVKDMGGGFLQKLTEGASILGLFVMGALVNKWTHVNIPLVVSTITGQDGQTRVTTVQTILDQLMPGLVPLLLTFACMWLLRKKVNPLWIIVGFFVIGIAGYAVGLLGL, encoded by the coding sequence ATGGTTGATATGACTAAAACTACCACCGAGAAAAAACTCACTCCGAGTGACATTCGTGGCGTGTTCATTCGTTCTAACCTGTTTCAGGGTTCATGGAACTTCGAACGTATGCAGGCGCTGGGTTTCTGTTTCTCCATGGTGCCGGCTATCCGCCGCTTGTACCCGGAAAACAACGACGCACGTAAGCAAGCGATTAAGCGTCACCTGGAATTCTTTAACACCCATCCGTACGTAGCGGCTCCAGTACTGGGCGTTACGCTGGCGATGGAAGAACAGCGTGCAAACGGCGCAGAGATTGACGATGGTGCCATCAACGGTATCAAAGTTGGTCTGATGGGTCCGCTGGCAGGCGTCGGCGACCCGATCTTCTGGGGTACCGTTCGCCCAGTATTCGCCGCGCTCGGCGCAGGTATCGCGATGAGCGGCAGCCTGCTGGGGCCATTGCTGTTCTTCGTTCTGTTTAACCTGGTTCGTCTGGCAACCCGTTATTACGGTGTGGCATATGGCTACCGTAAAGGTGTCGATATCGTTAAAGATATGGGCGGCGGCTTCCTGCAGAAACTGACTGAGGGGGCGTCAATCCTCGGCCTGTTTGTCATGGGGGCATTGGTTAACAAGTGGACGCACGTAAACATTCCACTGGTGGTTTCTACTATCACCGGTCAGGATGGTCAGACTCGTGTTACCACTGTGCAGACTATCCTTGACCAGCTGATGCCGGGTCTGGTTCCTCTGCTGCTGACATTCGCCTGTATGTGGCTGTTGCGTAAGAAAGTGAACCCGCTGTGGATCATCGTTGGCTTCTTCGTCATCGGTATCGCGGGCTACGCTGTCGGACTGCTCGGCCTGTAA
- a CDS encoding DUF986 family protein: MTITDLVLVLFIFSLLAYAIYDQFIMPRRNGPTLLTVALLPRSRVDSVIFLGLVAILIYNNITSHGAQFTTWLLCALVLMGLYLFWIRTPKIIFKQKGFFFANVWIEYNRIKEMNLSEDGVLVMQLEHRRLLIRVRNIDDLERIYKLLISNQ, encoded by the coding sequence ATGACTATCACGGACCTGGTGCTGGTTCTATTTATCTTTTCGCTGCTGGCGTATGCCATTTACGATCAGTTCATCATGCCCCGCCGTAATGGCCCTACTCTGCTTACTGTCGCCCTGCTTCCCCGCAGCAGAGTCGACAGTGTTATCTTCCTTGGCCTGGTAGCTATTCTTATCTACAACAACATCACCAGCCACGGCGCGCAATTTACCACATGGTTATTATGTGCACTGGTATTGATGGGTTTGTATCTGTTCTGGATCCGTACGCCAAAAATCATCTTCAAGCAGAAAGGCTTTTTCTTCGCCAACGTCTGGATTGAATATAACCGCATTAAAGAGATGAATTTATCTGAAGACGGTGTATTGGTGATGCAATTAGAACATCGAAGATTGTTGATTCGCGTACGAAATATAGACGATCTTGAGAGAATATATAAACTATTAATTTCAAATCAATAG
- the mntP gene encoding manganese efflux pump MntP, which yields MNLTATVLLAFGMSMDAFAASIGKGATLHKPKFSEALRTGLIFGAVETLTPLIGWGMGMLASKFVLEWNHWIAFILLIFLGGRMIIEGFRDNGDEEEEPQRRHGFWLLVTTAIATSLDAMAVGVGLAFLQVNIIATALAIGCATLIMSTLGMMIGRFIGPMLGKRAEILGGVVLIGIGAQILWAHFHG from the coding sequence ATGAATCTCACCGCTACCGTTCTTCTCGCTTTCGGCATGTCGATGGATGCTTTCGCCGCATCAATTGGCAAAGGCGCCACCCTGCATAAACCCAAATTTTCTGAAGCATTGCGCACCGGACTGATATTCGGCGCAGTTGAAACGCTTACGCCACTGATTGGCTGGGGCATGGGGATGCTGGCCAGCAAATTCGTGCTGGAGTGGAACCATTGGATCGCCTTCATTCTGCTGATCTTTTTAGGTGGGCGAATGATAATCGAAGGTTTTCGCGACAACGGCGATGAAGAGGAAGAACCGCAGCGCCGCCACGGTTTCTGGCTGCTGGTTACCACCGCCATTGCCACCAGTCTCGACGCAATGGCCGTCGGGGTGGGTCTGGCTTTCCTGCAGGTCAACATTATTGCCACAGCGCTGGCCATCGGCTGCGCCACATTGATTATGTCCACGCTCGGCATGATGATTGGTCGTTTCATTGGCCCAATGCTGGGCAAACGAGCTGAAATTTTGGGTGGGGTGGTGCTGATTGGTATCGGTGCCCAGATCCTCTGGGCACACTTCCACGGTTAA
- the rlmA gene encoding 23S rRNA (guanine(745)-N(1))-methyltransferase, translated as MSFSCPLCHQPLTQANNSFVCPGRHQFDVAKEGYVNLLPVQHKRSRDPGDSAEMMQARRAFLDAGHYQPLRDAIVNVLKEKSNSEDAAILDIGCGEGYYTHAFADALAGCTTFGLDVSKVAIKAAARRYPQVIFCVASSHRLPFADESMDAIIRIYAPCKAQELARVVKPGGWVITATPGPRHLMELKGLIYDEVRLHAPHTEQLDGFVLQQSIALGYQMQLQGSEAVALLQMTPFAWRAKPEVWETLAGKTTFDCQTDFSIHVWQRLN; from the coding sequence ATGTCGTTTTCCTGTCCTCTTTGCCACCAGCCTCTTACTCAAGCGAATAACAGTTTTGTCTGCCCCGGGCGGCACCAGTTTGACGTGGCGAAAGAAGGGTATGTCAACTTACTGCCGGTTCAGCATAAGCGGTCGCGCGATCCGGGTGATAGCGCTGAAATGATGCAAGCCAGACGGGCATTTCTTGATGCTGGGCACTATCAACCGTTGCGTGATGCGATTGTGAATGTGCTTAAAGAAAAGTCGAATTCAGAAGATGCAGCGATCCTGGATATTGGCTGTGGGGAAGGGTATTACACCCATGCGTTTGCCGACGCGCTGGCGGGCTGTACAACCTTTGGTCTTGACGTATCCAAAGTGGCAATTAAAGCCGCAGCCAGACGCTATCCGCAGGTGATCTTTTGCGTTGCCTCCAGCCATCGTCTGCCGTTCGCAGACGAGTCAATGGATGCCATCATCCGGATCTATGCGCCCTGTAAAGCGCAAGAGCTGGCTCGCGTGGTTAAACCGGGTGGATGGGTGATCACCGCCACGCCGGGACCACGCCATTTAATGGAACTGAAAGGGCTGATTTATGATGAGGTGCGTTTGCATGCGCCCCATACTGAGCAACTGGACGGTTTTGTTCTGCAACAGAGCATTGCGCTGGGATATCAGATGCAGCTTCAGGGCAGCGAGGCCGTTGCGTTACTGCAAATGACGCCGTTCGCCTGGCGGGCAAAGCCGGAAGTGTGGGAAACGTTAGCGGGGAAAACGACGTTTGACTGCCAGACCGACTTTAGTATTCATGTCTGGCAGCGTCTGAATTAA